The region CGCCAGCCCGAAGCCGATCGGCTTGATGGTCGAGTCGTGGGAGAAGACGAAGCCCGCGAAGACCGAGATCATGATGATCGCGGCCGCCGTCACGACCGACCGGCCGGCGTGGAGGCCGTGCTGGACGGCGACGCGCGCAGGCGCGCCGTGGGCGTACGACTCGCGCATCCCCGACACGAGGAAGAGCTGGTAGTCCATCGCCAGGCCGAAGAGGATCCCGGTCGCGATGATCGGCAGGAAGCTCAGCACCGGACCGGGCTCGTGGACGCCGAACAGGTCGGAGAGGAAACCGAGCTGGAAGATCGCGGTGATCCCGCCGAAGGCCGCGAGCAGCGAGAGCACGAAGCCGAGCGTCGCCGTGAGCGGCACCAGGATCGAGCGGAACACCACCACCAGGATCAACAGCGAGAGCCCGACGACCAGCACGAGGTAGAGCGGGAGCACGCCGGAGAGCTGCTCGGAGATGTCGATGTTGGCGCTGGCGTTGCCGGCGACGCCGAGGGTCGCCACGCCGCCGTCGGTCACCGGCGTCAGGTCGCGCAGGTCGTGGACCAGTGCCTCGGTCGACTCGCTGGACGGCCACCGGTCCGGGATCACCTGGAAGGCGAGCGCGTCGCGGTCCTTCGAGGCGCCGATCGGCACCACGGCGACCACGTCGCCGAGCTCGCCCATCGCGCTCCCGACGGCCGCCTGCGCCGCGAGGACCTCGTCCTGCGCGATCGGCTGGGGGAGGTCGGCCACGACGAGCAGCGGGCCATTGAACCCGTCGCCGAACTTCTCGGCCTGCACCTCGTAGGCCTGGTAGGCGGCCGAGTCCGGCGGCTGGGTCGCGCCGTCTGGCAGGCCGAGGCGCATCTGCGTGGCGGGCGCGGCGACGGCCAGGAGGGCGGCGATGCCGAACCCGAGCACCCCCCACGCGCGGGTGGTGCTCATCGGCCGGTCGCGCTCGGTGACGGCGTCGTCGTCGGCACGGACGCCGGCGACGTGGGCGGCCCGCTCCTTCTTGCGCAGGATCCGCATGCCCACCAGCGACAGGATCGCCGGGGTGAGGGTGACCGCCATCAGGATCGCGACGAGCACGGCGACGGCGCCGACGGTGCCCATCAGGCCGAGGAAGCCGATGCCGGTGATGTTCAGCGCGAGCAGGGCGACGATGACGGTGATCCCGGCGAAGACGACCGCGTTGCCGGAGGTGCCGTTGGCGAGCCCGATCGACTCGTGGAGGGCGGCGCCCTGCTTCAGCTGGCGGCGGTGCCGGTTGATGATGAAGAGCGAGTAGTCGATGCCGACCGCGAGGCCGAGCATCACGCCGAGCACCGGCGTGACCGACACGAAGTCCACGATGCCCGACAGCGACAGCGAGCCGAGCGAGGCGACCCCGACGCCGAGCAGCGCCGTGAGGAGCGGCAGTGCGGCGCCGACGAGCGTGCCGAGCATGACCGCCAGCACGATCGCGGCGATCACCACGCCGGCGATCTCGCCCGGGCCGAGGATCGACGGGACGGTCTGGGCGATCTCCTGCGAGGGGAGGACGCGTACGCCGTCGATGCCGGCGTCGGCGACCAGGTCCTCGATCGCGGTCTTGGCCTCGGCGCTGACCTCGTTGGTCGCGACCTGGAAGACCACGTTGGCCACCGCGGCCGAGCCGTCCTCGGACACGGACCGGTAGGGCGAGGAGAGGTCGGAGAGGGTCTTGCCGAGCTCGAGCTGGGGCGACTGCTCGTCGATCTTCGCGCGGTTGCGGTCGATCTGGGCCTGACCGTCGTCGAGCTGCTGCTCCGCGGCCGCGAGCTGGTCGCGGACGGCGGCGAGGGTGCCGCTCTCGCGGGCCTGCTCCCGCTGCTCCTCGAGGGCCGTGCGTCCGGCGTCGATCTGTGCCTGCGCGGCGTCGAGCTGGGCGATCCCGTCGGTCAGCTGCTGCTCGCCGTCGGCCACCTGCTGGGCCGAGTCGTCGAGCTGCTGCTGCGTCTCGAACGGGTCGGTGACGTCGGCGACCTCGTCGGACTTCGCGACCCGGTCGAAGAGCTCGCCGAGCCGGGTCTTCTGCTCGTCGGTGAAGGCCGAGCCGTCCGTGGTCTCGGCGACCAGCGCGCCGTTGCCGCCGCCGGTGCCCTCGAAGTCGTCCTCGAGCTGCTGGGAGACCCGCGTCGTCGGGGTGTCGGGCAGCGTGATCGACGACGACAGCGCGCCGGCGAACGACACGTACGTCACCGCGGTGAGCACCAGCAGTGCCAGCCAGGCGCCGACGACCGTCCAGTGGCGGCGGGCCGCGAAGCGACCGAGGCGGTAGAGGAGCTCAGCCATGCGGGGCCGGCCTTTCGGGGGTCGTGGTGGTGGCGCCGGCGTGGCCGACGCGGAGGCGGTGGAGGAGGCGGTCGAGCAGCACGTCCCAGTCGGTGCGGGCGCCGGGCGGGACGTCGTACGTCATCGAGGGGTGGTGCTGCAACCAGTACCCGGCGATCAGGGCCAGGCCGTTGGTGAGCAGGCAGAGGGTGAGCTCGAGGTCCAGCGGGTCGAGGCCGGGAGCGCGGGCCAGGAGCCGTTCGCGCAGGCGGCTGCCGACGAGCTCGAAGGCGGAGCGGGAGATGCCCGCGGCCCGTACGTCCTGCGGTCCCGGCTCGCCGAGCACGTGGTTGATCGTGACGATCGCGGCGGCCAGGTCGACCTCGCGAGCCGCCTCCCCGAGCGCGTCGAGCGCGCGGTGGTGGCCCTCCGCTCCCGCGGGCAGGTCGGCCGTGAGCCGGTCGACCCCGTCGAGGAGCTCGGTCGTGACCTCGGTCAGCACCTCCTCGCACACCGCGACGAGCAGCTGGTCGACGCCGGTGAAGTGGTTGAAGACGGTCCGCCGCGAGACGCCCGCCACCTCCGCGACCCGGTCGACGGTGAAGCCGTGCGCGCCGTGCTCGGTCGCCAGGGACCGGGCGGCGTCGACGATCGCCCGGTGGCGCTGGTCGCGCTGGGTCCCGGGGTCGTCGTCGGTGGCGGTCACCGGACCAGTGTTGCACTCAGTGCAAATGGAGGGGCCCGATAGCTGAGGACGTGGTGGACGTCGGACGACCTCGTCTCCGTACGCCACGTCCTCAGGTATCGGCTCCGCGGGCGCCGTAGGGTCGAGCCGTGGACGAGGAGACCCCCGCGACGACCGCCCTGACCGAGTCCGGGATCGCGCACACCATCACCCGGCACGGGCGGGTCGGGTCGCTGGCCGAGGCAGCCGCGATCCG is a window of Nocardioides oleivorans DNA encoding:
- a CDS encoding MMPL family transporter; the encoded protein is MAELLYRLGRFAARRHWTVVGAWLALLVLTAVTYVSFAGALSSSITLPDTPTTRVSQQLEDDFEGTGGGNGALVAETTDGSAFTDEQKTRLGELFDRVAKSDEVADVTDPFETQQQLDDSAQQVADGEQQLTDGIAQLDAAQAQIDAGRTALEEQREQARESGTLAAVRDQLAAAEQQLDDGQAQIDRNRAKIDEQSPQLELGKTLSDLSSPYRSVSEDGSAAVANVVFQVATNEVSAEAKTAIEDLVADAGIDGVRVLPSQEIAQTVPSILGPGEIAGVVIAAIVLAVMLGTLVGAALPLLTALLGVGVASLGSLSLSGIVDFVSVTPVLGVMLGLAVGIDYSLFIINRHRRQLKQGAALHESIGLANGTSGNAVVFAGITVIVALLALNITGIGFLGLMGTVGAVAVLVAILMAVTLTPAILSLVGMRILRKKERAAHVAGVRADDDAVTERDRPMSTTRAWGVLGFGIAALLAVAAPATQMRLGLPDGATQPPDSAAYQAYEVQAEKFGDGFNGPLLVVADLPQPIAQDEVLAAQAAVGSAMGELGDVVAVVPIGASKDRDALAFQVIPDRWPSSESTEALVHDLRDLTPVTDGGVATLGVAGNASANIDISEQLSGVLPLYLVLVVGLSLLILVVVFRSILVPLTATLGFVLSLLAAFGGITAIFQLGFLSDLFGVHEPGPVLSFLPIIATGILFGLAMDYQLFLVSGMRESYAHGAPARVAVQHGLHAGRSVVTAAAIIMISVFAGFVFSHDSTIKPIGFGLAFGVLLDAFVVRMLLIPAAMHLLGDRAWWLPGWLDRILPDVDVEGAKLERSHPAAAD
- a CDS encoding TetR/AcrR family transcriptional regulator; the protein is MTATDDDPGTQRDQRHRAIVDAARSLATEHGAHGFTVDRVAEVAGVSRRTVFNHFTGVDQLLVAVCEEVLTEVTTELLDGVDRLTADLPAGAEGHHRALDALGEAAREVDLAAAIVTINHVLGEPGPQDVRAAGISRSAFELVGSRLRERLLARAPGLDPLDLELTLCLLTNGLALIAGYWLQHHPSMTYDVPPGARTDWDVLLDRLLHRLRVGHAGATTTTPERPAPHG